One genomic segment of Pseudomonadota bacterium includes these proteins:
- a CDS encoding cytochrome ubiquinol oxidase subunit I, translating to MDALMLSRIQFGANISFHILFPTITIALGWVLLFFKLRFNASGDIKWMDAYRFWVKVFALSFAMGVVSGITMSFQFGTNWPGFMERVGNIAGPLLAYEVLTAFFLEAVFLGIMLFGYSRVPGWLHTLATVLVAVGTTLSAFWILVLNSWMHTPVGYEMRDGIAHATDWVAIVFNPSMPYRLTHMLLASGLTASFLVAGLSAFRLLFGDRSAGAMTALKTGVTLGAVLIPIQMFVGDMHGLNTLEHQPAKIAAMEANWETGTHVPLLLFAWPDEATQSNLYEVGIPSGASLILTHSFDGVVPGLDQFVTADGQVLHPPVAPVFWSFRIMVGVGVLMLLVSWTAAWMLYRREAGVDGFAGRWTLRVLAAMTFSGWLATLAGWYTTEIGRQPWLVSGVLKTADAVGDVPATMVGTSLTLYLITYAVLITAYVGVLLYLAHRAAAPGAVAGPEQPRSGSAPVAMITPGEARP from the coding sequence ATGGACGCCCTGATGCTGTCGCGCATTCAGTTCGGCGCGAACATATCGTTCCACATTTTGTTTCCAACCATCACCATCGCGCTCGGATGGGTGCTGCTGTTCTTCAAGCTGCGCTTCAACGCCTCCGGCGACATCAAGTGGATGGATGCCTATCGTTTCTGGGTGAAGGTGTTCGCGCTGTCGTTTGCCATGGGTGTCGTCTCCGGCATCACCATGAGCTTTCAGTTCGGCACCAACTGGCCGGGCTTCATGGAAAGGGTCGGCAATATCGCAGGCCCCTTGTTGGCCTATGAGGTGCTGACCGCGTTTTTCCTGGAGGCTGTGTTCCTGGGCATCATGCTATTCGGTTATTCACGGGTGCCCGGCTGGCTGCATACGCTGGCGACCGTGTTGGTCGCCGTCGGCACGACGTTGAGCGCGTTCTGGATCCTGGTGCTGAACTCGTGGATGCATACGCCGGTCGGTTATGAGATGCGCGACGGTATCGCCCACGCGACCGACTGGGTGGCGATCGTCTTCAACCCGTCGATGCCCTATCGGCTAACCCACATGCTGTTGGCCAGCGGTCTGACGGCGTCCTTCCTGGTCGCCGGGCTGTCGGCGTTTCGGCTGCTCTTCGGCGACCGCTCCGCCGGCGCGATGACGGCGCTTAAGACCGGCGTCACCTTGGGCGCGGTCCTGATTCCAATTCAGATGTTCGTCGGCGACATGCACGGCCTGAACACCTTGGAGCATCAGCCGGCCAAGATCGCGGCAATGGAGGCCAACTGGGAAACCGGCACCCACGTGCCGCTGCTGCTGTTCGCCTGGCCCGACGAGGCAACCCAAAGCAATCTCTATGAAGTCGGGATACCGAGCGGCGCGTCGCTGATTCTGACGCATAGCTTCGATGGCGTCGTCCCCGGACTCGATCAGTTCGTGACCGCCGATGGCCAGGTGCTGCATCCGCCGGTCGCACCCGTCTTCTGGTCGTTCCGGATCATGGTCGGCGTCGGGGTCCTGATGCTGCTCGTGTCGTGGACGGCGGCCTGGATGCTCTACCGGCGCGAGGCCGGCGTTGACGGCTTTGCTGGACGTTGGACGTTGCGCGTACTGGCCGCCATGACCTTCTCCGGCTGGCTGGCGACGCTCGCCGGTTGGTACACCACCGAGATCGGCCGACAGCCGTGGTTGGTGAGCGGGGTCCTGAAGACCGCCGACGCGGTCGGTGACGTGCCGGCCACCATGGTCGGCACCAGCTTGACCCTTTACCTCATCACTTATGCGGTGCTGATTACCGCCTATGTCGGCGTTCTGTTGTACCTGGCGCACAGGGCGGCGGCGCCGGGCGCCGTCGCGGGGCCGGAGCAACCGCGCTCTGGCAGCGCGCCTGTCGCCATGATCACGCCCGGGGAGGCGCGGCCATGA
- a CDS encoding GbsR/MarR family transcriptional regulator, whose protein sequence is MQLAPLHQEFVLHFGEMGSRWGINRTVGQIYALLFLSERPLNAEDIVEQLGLSRSNVSIGLKELRAWNLVRLTHLPEDRRDHFSTPEDLWEIVRILVSERKRREIDPTLSKLRELEMQKPSSPEEVHAHNRIGELGQLIELLSDWYDDMDRLETDRLIQLLALGSKVLKFVETTERVVPLTARKKRDGKHKGSSVQQAVEES, encoded by the coding sequence ATGCAGCTGGCCCCGCTTCACCAGGAGTTCGTGCTCCATTTCGGCGAAATGGGCTCGCGCTGGGGCATCAACCGCACGGTCGGCCAGATCTATGCCCTGCTGTTTTTGAGCGAGCGCCCGCTTAATGCCGAAGACATCGTCGAGCAGCTGGGCCTGTCGCGTTCGAACGTCTCGATCGGGCTGAAGGAGTTGCGGGCCTGGAACCTGGTGCGCCTGACCCATTTGCCTGAGGACCGGCGCGACCACTTCTCCACGCCCGAGGATCTTTGGGAGATCGTCCGCATCCTGGTCTCCGAGCGCAAGCGGCGCGAGATCGACCCGACGCTGAGCAAACTGCGCGAATTGGAGATGCAGAAACCTTCGTCGCCGGAGGAGGTCCACGCGCACAACCGGATCGGCGAGTTGGGCCAGCTCATCGAATTGCTCAGCGACTGGTATGACGACATGGACCGACTGGAGACCGACCGGTTGATCCAGTTGCTGGCGCTGGGCAGCAAGGTTTTGAAGTTCGTCGAGACGACCGAAAGAGTCGTGCCGTTGACCGCGCGCAAAAAGCGCGACGGCAAACATAAGGGAAGCTCTGTTCAACAAGCAGTGGAAGAGAGCTGA
- a CDS encoding DMT family transporter, whose translation MTPSGKPAAVQGTGLARLWPVFLLLVLGLSWGGHFSLFKIAAESSLSYLGIIALTTSGVVIGMTVVAALRRRWPRFTGRHLRFYLVCAALGYLIEFPLSLFVAEEIPAGLLAIIASTSPVFTSLIAIVAKVETVSRRRMAAVAVGLVAAAVVLVPGTAIPQPSMLTWVLIAFLIPVVYATYHNYVAYDWPDGSDSWQVAFGEVLIATAIVLPIYLVGDRSVVVLGAWSPGTWTVFVMAALALIEIYLYFEIVRLAGAVFVSLTSFVSIVAGVLWGMILFGEQHNAWIWLAVVLLGLSIFLAREKNAEG comes from the coding sequence GTGACACCGTCCGGCAAACCTGCGGCGGTGCAGGGTACTGGCCTGGCGCGGCTATGGCCGGTCTTCCTGCTGCTGGTGCTCGGTTTGTCGTGGGGCGGGCATTTCTCGCTCTTCAAGATCGCGGCGGAGTCGTCGCTCTCCTATCTCGGCATCATCGCGCTCACGACAAGCGGGGTCGTCATCGGCATGACGGTGGTTGCTGCGCTGCGCCGGCGTTGGCCACGGTTCACCGGGCGTCATCTGCGCTTCTATCTTGTCTGCGCGGCGCTTGGTTACCTGATCGAGTTTCCGCTGAGTCTCTTTGTCGCCGAGGAGATCCCCGCTGGTCTGCTCGCCATCATCGCGTCGACATCACCGGTCTTCACATCATTGATTGCCATCGTGGCAAAGGTCGAAACGGTATCACGCCGGCGCATGGCGGCGGTTGCCGTCGGTTTGGTGGCGGCAGCGGTCGTCCTGGTACCGGGTACGGCCATCCCCCAACCATCGATGCTGACCTGGGTCTTGATCGCGTTTCTGATCCCGGTCGTCTACGCGACCTATCACAACTACGTCGCCTATGACTGGCCGGACGGTTCGGACTCCTGGCAGGTCGCATTTGGCGAGGTGTTGATTGCGACGGCAATCGTGTTGCCCATCTACCTGGTCGGCGATCGCTCGGTCGTCGTGTTGGGCGCCTGGTCGCCGGGAACCTGGACGGTTTTCGTGATGGCGGCGCTGGCCCTGATCGAGATCTACCTCTACTTCGAGATCGTCCGGCTGGCGGGCGCGGTCTTCGTCTCTCTGACAAGTTTCGTCAGCATTGTCGCGGGCGTTTTGTGGGGCATGATCCTATTCGGCGAGCAACACAACGCCTGGATCTGGCTCGCGGTCGTGCTGCTCGGCCTGTCGATCTTCCTGGCGCGCGAAAAGAACGCGGAAGGCTGA
- a CDS encoding SPOR domain-containing protein has protein sequence MKPCRFLRARRCVVALAGSLFGGLLLVVASAPQTAHADFAAGAAAYEAGDFDTALAEWQPLAESGMPGAQLALGILYENGRGVLKDDALAATWYQKAAEAGHPVAQFNLGNLYQQGRGVERDVSQALFWWSEAAAQGLPNAQLNMGIAYHLGEGVEPDPERAFRLFLSAANAGNASAQFSAGYAYEKGLGTSVNVSEARRLYGLAAAAGVDLAAERLAGLPLPQTTVTATDTAPIAPLPRARPSDEVTVALADEPPAPLEAEETVVASVTGATADDGDEPLVPVAATAGDWPFIQLAAYQDAGRAESAWQDLGQRFPDLLGDLPYRVQPLETGSEPALIYGLQAGPLPDRDEAEAICAVLRTRDADCFLFGP, from the coding sequence ATGAAACCGTGCCGTTTTTTGCGCGCGAGGCGTTGCGTCGTCGCCCTGGCTGGATCGCTCTTTGGCGGGCTGCTGCTTGTTGTCGCGAGCGCACCGCAAACGGCACACGCCGATTTCGCGGCCGGTGCGGCGGCTTACGAGGCCGGCGATTTCGATACCGCGCTGGCCGAGTGGCAACCGCTGGCCGAAAGCGGCATGCCCGGCGCGCAACTGGCGCTTGGCATTCTCTATGAGAACGGCCGCGGCGTTCTGAAGGACGATGCGCTGGCGGCGACGTGGTACCAGAAGGCTGCTGAAGCCGGCCATCCGGTCGCGCAATTCAACCTGGGCAACCTCTATCAACAGGGCCGTGGCGTCGAGCGCGATGTTTCCCAGGCGCTCTTCTGGTGGAGCGAAGCGGCCGCGCAAGGTCTGCCCAACGCGCAACTGAACATGGGCATCGCCTATCACCTGGGCGAGGGTGTCGAGCCCGATCCCGAACGCGCCTTTCGCCTTTTTCTGAGCGCGGCTAACGCCGGCAATGCCTCGGCGCAGTTTTCGGCCGGCTACGCTTATGAGAAGGGGTTGGGTACGTCTGTGAACGTGAGCGAAGCGCGGAGGCTCTATGGTCTGGCCGCCGCTGCGGGTGTCGACCTCGCTGCGGAACGGCTGGCGGGATTGCCGCTGCCCCAGACGACGGTGACCGCGACGGATACCGCGCCGATCGCGCCCTTGCCGCGCGCCAGGCCATCGGATGAGGTGACGGTCGCCCTTGCCGATGAACCGCCGGCGCCGCTTGAGGCCGAGGAGACTGTCGTGGCCAGTGTCACGGGGGCGACGGCGGACGATGGCGACGAACCCCTTGTTCCCGTTGCGGCGACCGCCGGTGATTGGCCATTCATCCAACTTGCCGCCTATCAAGATGCTGGGCGCGCGGAATCGGCCTGGCAGGATCTTGGCCAGCGGTTCCCCGATCTGCTCGGCGATCTTCCCTATCGCGTCCAACCGCTGGAAACCGGCAGCGAACCGGCGCTGATCTATGGCCTGCAGGCCGGGCCGCTGCCCGACCGGGATGAGGCCGAAGCCATATGCGCGGTGCTGCGAACCCGCGACGCCGACTGTTTTCTGTTCGGTCCCTAA
- a CDS encoding aromatic ring-hydroxylating dioxygenase subunit alpha, which translates to MAVAAVPAANPNLASPLDQALARCMAPVAEADSLPPVCYHDADVMVRERPSVFRRGWLSIGRADMVRQPGDYVTMTIADVPLIVLRDKKGDVRAFANTCRHRGAQLLAGEGTTDLIRCPFHCWTYRLTGEMIGGPHMDQTASFDKSDYGLIAFPTEVRAGFLFVCLDPEAPDLDEQIGDFVAMHAPWPIGDLVLTRRRELHVDCNWKAFLEVFNEYYHLPYVHPDSLSDLYDPPAPADPVTGDYATQYGVTEGTGGLLESQQQYALPKIPGLTGKAANGVRYTWLFPNLTFAAGTDALWVYEAYPDGPERCRIIQSICFPKETMALPDFEDKAEQYYIRLDAALAEDVPALVNQQNGISSPFAQPGRFSVLMEPNVATFATWYAGRLLAA; encoded by the coding sequence TTATCACGACGCCGACGTCATGGTGCGCGAGAGGCCGTCGGTGTTCCGGCGCGGCTGGCTCTCGATCGGGCGCGCCGACATGGTGCGTCAGCCCGGTGACTACGTGACGATGACGATCGCGGATGTGCCGTTGATCGTGCTTCGCGACAAAAAGGGTGACGTCCGCGCGTTCGCCAACACGTGCCGGCATCGCGGCGCCCAGCTGTTGGCGGGCGAGGGGACGACCGACCTGATTCGCTGCCCCTTTCATTGCTGGACCTACCGCCTGACCGGCGAAATGATTGGCGGTCCGCACATGGATCAGACCGCATCGTTCGATAAGTCGGACTACGGCCTGATCGCGTTTCCGACCGAGGTACGGGCGGGTTTCCTGTTTGTCTGTTTAGACCCTGAGGCGCCTGATCTCGACGAGCAGATCGGCGACTTCGTTGCCATGCACGCGCCGTGGCCGATCGGCGATCTGGTGTTGACGCGCCGGCGCGAGCTTCATGTCGACTGTAACTGGAAGGCATTCCTGGAGGTCTTCAACGAGTACTACCATCTGCCGTATGTGCATCCGGACTCATTGAGCGACCTCTACGACCCGCCGGCGCCAGCCGATCCGGTCACGGGCGACTACGCGACCCAGTACGGTGTCACCGAAGGCACCGGCGGTTTGCTGGAAAGCCAGCAGCAGTATGCACTGCCGAAGATCCCCGGCCTGACGGGCAAAGCAGCGAACGGAGTGCGCTACACGTGGCTTTTCCCGAACCTGACCTTTGCCGCCGGCACGGACGCGCTGTGGGTCTATGAAGCCTATCCTGACGGTCCCGAACGCTGCCGCATCATCCAGTCAATCTGTTTTCCGAAAGAGACGATGGCGCTGCCCGATTTCGAAGACAAGGCCGAGCAGTACTACATTCGGCTCGACGCCGCCTTGGCCGAAGACGTGCCTGCGCTGGTGAACCAGCAGAACGGCATCTCCTCGCCGTTCGCGCAGCCCGGGCGCTTCTCGGTGCTGATGGAACCCAATGTGGCGACGTTCGCCACGTGGTACGCGGGGCGTCTTCTGGCGGCTTGA